A single Marinitoga aeolica DNA region contains:
- the atpH gene encoding ATP synthase F1 subunit delta, producing MKNSISVATRYVEAFLEYLSEENKLDKLDEYVNAIKKVIDKIQGDKKFYDLIGNPLLPKDYITMQIIKASEIEDANFNKFIEALVYKKRQLMLPMIYILLEQKNNELKKLIKVKMITPYELKNKTIEELKEIIFKKTGRKAILDSEIKEDLIGGMQLQLEDKVFDYSIKGMLEKIGREYASKRG from the coding sequence ATGAAAAATTCAATATCAGTTGCAACAAGATATGTAGAAGCTTTTTTAGAATATTTATCTGAAGAAAATAAACTGGATAAATTGGATGAATACGTTAATGCTATAAAAAAAGTTATAGATAAAATTCAAGGAGATAAGAAGTTTTATGATTTAATAGGTAATCCTTTGTTGCCAAAGGATTATATTACTATGCAAATTATTAAGGCTTCAGAAATTGAAGATGCTAATTTCAATAAGTTCATTGAAGCTTTAGTATATAAAAAAAGGCAATTAATGTTACCAATGATCTATATATTACTTGAACAAAAGAATAATGAATTAAAGAAATTAATAAAAGTAAAAATGATAACACCATATGAATTAAAAAACAAAACAATAGAAGAATTAAAAGAAATAATCTTCAAAAAAACTGGAAGAAAAGCTATATTGGATTCAGAAATAAAAGAAGATTTAATAGGTGGAATGCAGTTACAATTAGAAGATAAAGTATTTGACTATTCTATAAAAGGTATGCTGGAAAAAATCGGACGCGAGTACGCTTCCAAGCGGGGGTGA
- a CDS encoding AtpZ/AtpI family protein: protein MKNHKIDVKIFANLNLILFFALTVLANIFIGYLIGYGLSSLTNNDIWKIVFLFLGIISGLYNGIMELLKEAEKQDNELRTKKEGKRDNNKNNNSFDD, encoded by the coding sequence ATGAAAAATCATAAGATAGATGTTAAGATTTTTGCTAATCTTAACTTAATTCTTTTTTTTGCACTAACGGTATTAGCTAATATATTTATTGGATATTTAATAGGTTATGGGTTATCTTCCTTAACAAATAATGATATTTGGAAGATAGTGTTTTTATTTTTAGGGATAATTTCTGGACTATATAATGGCATAATGGAATTGCTAAAGGAGGCAGAAAAACAGGATAATGAACTCAGAACTAAAAAAGAAGGCAAAAGAGATAATAATAAAAATAATAATTCTTTCGATGATTGA
- the ribF gene encoding riboflavin biosynthesis protein RibF gives MNYAVTIGTFDGVHKGHQIILKKTLEVAKKNNLIPKAYIMKYPATKYFGNFKGVILPSYEREKIIQSMGFETEIFELPDVIHITHGEYLNFLVKEGMKAIVCGEDFTFGKERKGDVSYLLAEQHKNNYYVEVLKDIKTSETRISSTFIRRALLSGNIEEANNLLGRNWTLEGPVYEDRHIGFKLGFPTANINIRYKEEVIYPHYGVYLVKGGIKNSSYKYYGLMSVGLRPTFNEKITEPKVEIYFLDYFGDLYNKIVKIEVLKFLREEIKFNSKQELINQMIKDEDNARKIINKIR, from the coding sequence ATGAATTATGCAGTAACTATAGGTACTTTCGATGGCGTTCATAAAGGACACCAAATTATTCTCAAAAAAACGCTTGAAGTTGCTAAAAAAAATAATTTAATCCCAAAAGCTTATATTATGAAATATCCTGCAACAAAATACTTTGGGAATTTTAAAGGGGTTATTTTACCTTCATATGAACGAGAAAAAATAATCCAAAGTATGGGTTTTGAAACAGAAATTTTCGAATTACCTGATGTAATACATATAACTCATGGAGAATATTTGAATTTTCTCGTAAAAGAAGGAATGAAAGCTATTGTTTGTGGAGAAGATTTTACTTTTGGGAAAGAAAGAAAAGGTGATGTTTCCTATCTTCTAGCTGAACAACATAAAAACAACTATTATGTTGAGGTTTTAAAAGATATAAAAACTTCTGAAACAAGGATAAGTTCTACGTTTATTAGGCGCGCTTTGCTATCGGGTAATATTGAAGAAGCAAATAACTTGCTGGGAAGGAATTGGACACTCGAAGGCCCTGTATATGAAGATAGACATATTGGCTTCAAATTAGGATTTCCAACTGCTAATATCAATATAAGATATAAGGAAGAAGTAATATATCCTCATTATGGTGTATATTTAGTAAAAGGCGGAATTAAAAATAGTTCATATAAATACTATGGATTAATGAGTGTTGGACTTCGTCCAACTTTTAATGAAAAAATAACTGAACCTAAAGTTGAAATTTATTTTTTAGATTATTTTGGAGATTTATATAATAAAATAGTAAAAATTGAGGTATTAAAATTCCTTAGAGAAGAAATAAAATTTAATTCAAAGCAAGAACTTATCAATCAGATGATAAAAGATGAGGACAATGCAAGAAAAATCATAAATAAAATAAGGTAG
- the atpF gene encoding F0F1 ATP synthase subunit B → MLDFNFTSILNLVGFTVLAYFLWVMLYKPFFEMADKRRQIVESELNQSEKLRKEAEEKLQNANKELEDIRAKKESIIKEAEELAKSIVSNAKEEATAEKARIIASAEKEAEEIKEEAFKDIQNKVVSLSIAIASMILKKNVDEKVNEEIVKRAFEALDKGEKL, encoded by the coding sequence GTGTTAGATTTTAATTTTACATCAATACTTAATTTAGTAGGGTTTACAGTATTAGCATATTTTTTATGGGTTATGCTATATAAACCCTTTTTTGAGATGGCAGATAAAAGAAGGCAAATTGTTGAAAGCGAATTAAATCAATCAGAAAAATTAAGAAAAGAAGCTGAAGAAAAATTACAAAATGCAAATAAGGAATTAGAAGATATAAGAGCGAAAAAAGAAAGTATTATAAAAGAAGCTGAAGAATTAGCAAAAAGCATAGTATCAAATGCTAAAGAAGAAGCAACTGCTGAAAAAGCCAGAATTATAGCTTCGGCAGAAAAAGAAGCAGAGGAAATAAAAGAAGAGGCATTTAAAGATATACAAAATAAAGTGGTTTCACTCTCAATTGCAATTGCTTCAATGATATTAAAGAAAAATGTTGATGAAAAAGTTAATGAGGAAATTGTAAAAAGAGCATTTGAAGCACTTGATAAGGGTGAAAAATTATGA
- the atpG gene encoding ATP synthase F1 subunit gamma: protein MSRGKLRILKQRRASTQSTMKITKAMEMVAAAKANKIVKEITALKDYAHYAEKIIKKISPVEDSIYTSNNKGTLIVVITPDMGLCGAFPIELSKMAIDLSNKTKDFVGFYNIGSKGEIELKQTGNLLLSRTKLYDVPKQEDAEYILDDIIDIIESKNIGKVKVVYGAFKNALVQKPEVVDLLPISFEGAMDPRVEYEPDSKELFEEAAYLYLLSKMYLIIYENKISELYARKNAMHNATDNAKNLIEKLTLAYNKARQASITQELIEIVNGAQALQEE from the coding sequence ATGAGTCGTGGAAAATTAAGGATTCTTAAACAACGCCGTGCATCTACACAATCCACAATGAAAATCACAAAAGCTATGGAAATGGTAGCTGCTGCAAAAGCTAATAAAATAGTTAAAGAAATTACGGCGTTAAAGGATTATGCTCATTATGCAGAGAAAATAATAAAAAAAATATCTCCTGTTGAGGATAGTATATATACGTCAAATAATAAAGGAACTTTAATAGTAGTAATAACTCCTGATATGGGATTATGTGGAGCTTTTCCTATTGAGTTGTCCAAAATGGCTATTGATTTATCAAATAAAACAAAAGATTTTGTTGGATTTTATAATATAGGTTCTAAAGGAGAAATAGAGTTAAAACAAACAGGCAATTTGTTACTATCCAGAACTAAATTATATGATGTTCCAAAGCAAGAGGATGCGGAATATATTTTGGATGATATTATAGATATTATAGAAAGTAAAAATATAGGAAAAGTTAAGGTAGTATATGGAGCATTTAAAAATGCTTTGGTTCAAAAACCAGAAGTTGTGGATTTATTACCAATAAGTTTTGAAGGTGCTATGGATCCAAGGGTTGAATATGAACCAGATTCTAAAGAATTGTTCGAAGAAGCTGCATATTTATATCTATTATCAAAAATGTATTTAATTATATATGAAAATAAGATTAGTGAACTGTATGCCAGAAAAAATGCTATGCATAATGCTACAGATAATGCAAAGAATTTAATTGAAAAGCTTACTCTTGCATATAATAAAGCAAGGCAGGCGTCAATTACACAAGAATTAATAGAAATAGTAAACGGTGCTCAGGCATTGCAGGAAGAATAA
- a CDS encoding 6-phosphofructokinase, with translation MRVGILTGGGDCPGLNAVIRGIVHAAGEGYETYGILNGWKGMLTKEMIKLDNDDVEGIHILGGTILGTARVNPFKDEESRQLLEKNFKEMKLDALIAIGGDDTLSVAARLSSLGYPVIGVPKTIDNDVSNTDYTFGFHTAVNVGADAIDRLHSTAKSHQRVMIVELMGREAGWITIEAGMAAGAHLILIPEFPMTINEIVNYVNKRMQEKKYMIIAVAEGFKPTELEQVVADKSTIDAFGHIRLGGIAHYLAEIIEQKTGYETRSVVLGHLLRGGTPTAFDRILGTRYGVEAMNLVKEKDFGRMVALKGNQIVSIPLEYGVATKKLVPFEYYKLAQLFFD, from the coding sequence ATGAGAGTTGGAATATTGACAGGTGGAGGGGATTGCCCTGGATTAAACGCAGTTATAAGAGGTATTGTTCATGCTGCAGGTGAAGGCTATGAAACTTACGGTATTCTTAATGGATGGAAAGGCATGCTTACAAAAGAAATGATAAAATTGGACAATGACGATGTTGAAGGTATTCATATATTAGGCGGAACTATATTAGGAACAGCCAGAGTTAATCCTTTTAAAGATGAAGAAAGCAGACAATTACTTGAAAAAAATTTTAAAGAAATGAAACTCGATGCACTAATTGCAATAGGTGGCGATGATACATTGTCTGTTGCTGCAAGGTTGTCCAGCTTAGGATACCCAGTTATTGGTGTTCCTAAAACGATAGACAATGATGTTTCAAACACTGATTATACTTTTGGCTTTCATACTGCCGTAAATGTTGGAGCAGATGCTATTGATAGATTACATTCTACTGCAAAATCGCATCAAAGAGTCATGATTGTTGAATTAATGGGAAGAGAAGCTGGGTGGATAACTATAGAAGCTGGTATGGCAGCTGGTGCTCACTTAATATTAATACCAGAATTTCCAATGACAATAAATGAAATTGTAAACTATGTGAATAAAAGAATGCAAGAAAAAAAATATATGATAATAGCTGTAGCAGAAGGATTTAAACCAACAGAATTAGAACAGGTGGTTGCTGATAAATCTACTATAGATGCTTTCGGACATATTAGACTTGGAGGAATTGCTCATTATTTGGCTGAAATTATTGAACAAAAAACAGGTTACGAAACAAGATCAGTTGTGTTAGGGCATTTATTAAGAGGAGGAACTCCTACTGCATTCGATAGAATTCTTGGGACAAGATATGGTGTGGAAGCCATGAATCTTGTAAAAGAAAAGGATTTTGGAAGAATGGTTGCTTTAAAAGGAAATCAAATTGTATCTATCCCACTAGAATATGGTGTAGCTACTAAAAAACTTGTACCTTTTGAATACTATAAGTTAGCTCAATTATTCTTTGATTAA
- a CDS encoding chemotaxis protein CheX — MNVKVINSILDAFSKTFKMATNNMDIVIQKPVVDKGDNRSYEVVVTIGFIGDLDGNIHMGLSVESAKVIVSQMMMGMPVEKLDEMSLSALGELGNMISGSIAINLEKLGYKINITPPSIMHGNNIIFIKDGISLRFPMNIDNKFSEEFFVVLKSSI; from the coding sequence ATGAATGTAAAAGTTATTAATTCTATATTAGATGCTTTTTCAAAAACCTTTAAAATGGCAACAAATAATATGGATATAGTAATTCAAAAACCTGTTGTAGATAAAGGGGATAATAGATCTTATGAAGTTGTTGTTACTATAGGTTTTATAGGCGATCTTGATGGGAATATTCATATGGGATTGTCTGTTGAATCAGCAAAAGTTATAGTTTCTCAAATGATGATGGGCATGCCTGTTGAAAAACTGGATGAAATGAGTTTAAGTGCTCTGGGAGAATTAGGAAATATGATTTCTGGTTCTATTGCAATAAATTTGGAAAAATTAGGGTATAAGATAAATATTACACCACCATCGATAATGCATGGAAATAACATTATCTTTATAAAAGATGGAATATCGTTGAGATTTCCTATGAATATTGATAATAAATTTTCTGAAGAATTTTTTGTTGTTTTAAAAAGTTCAATATGA
- a CDS encoding F0F1 ATP synthase subunit C has translation MAVEQVAQEIVKSGSEAALGTGLYYLGKFVGAGLAMGIGAIGPGVGEGTVGAHAMDAMARQPEMAGTLTTRMLLAMAVTESTGLYSLVIALLMLIVLP, from the coding sequence ATGGCTGTTGAACAAGTAGCACAAGAAATAGTAAAATCTGGAAGTGAGGCTGCATTAGGTACTGGATTGTATTATTTAGGTAAATTTGTAGGTGCAGGTTTAGCTATGGGAATTGGTGCTATTGGACCTGGTGTTGGTGAAGGTACTGTTGGTGCCCATGCTATGGATGCTATGGCAAGACAACCAGAAATGGCTGGTACATTAACTACACGTATGTTATTAGCTATGGCTGTTACAGAATCTACAGGTTTATACTCATTGGTTATTGCGCTATTAATGTTGATCGTATTACCATAA
- a CDS encoding flagellar protein FlaG, which yields MGEMNRINGDFSSFIDSLTKDVDISKKSGQKTTTKTNVNKNQEHQVSNNALDTRNLSKVIEEKLNKLKEIFKGEVKFEVNDDINMIIVKIVDKDSKKVIRQIPPETAVKMAEMLDKLEGIFLDERA from the coding sequence ATGGGAGAAATGAACAGGATAAATGGTGATTTTTCAAGTTTTATAGACTCACTTACTAAAGATGTAGACATTTCAAAAAAAAGCGGTCAAAAAACCACTACAAAGACTAATGTAAACAAAAATCAGGAACATCAAGTATCAAATAATGCTCTCGATACGAGGAATTTATCTAAAGTAATTGAAGAGAAATTAAACAAATTAAAAGAGATATTTAAGGGTGAAGTGAAGTTTGAAGTAAACGATGATATAAATATGATAATTGTTAAAATTGTTGACAAAGATTCAAAAAAAGTTATTAGACAAATTCCTCCAGAAACAGCTGTGAAGATGGCAGAAATGCTGGATAAGCTGGAAGGCATTTTTCTTGATGAACGTGCGTAG
- the atpB gene encoding F0F1 ATP synthase subunit A, whose amino-acid sequence MTQGQKKTLLTLFLIYVGLGLINFIFFPSANLEGVGLRWVYSFGDTPTFWNTINPMTVIMSGVIILILIIFAAGVKFELIPNKKQALVESLLGYFWELVEDAVPNPKYRKPIYVIATTLFLYILIANLLSGMPGINVSPVGDGLKVALFTDTWYTPTSDLNTNATFAVMVLVISHIFAASAKGIINWLKMFIEPTPLLLPLNLIGELAKPVSHSLRLFGNIFGGGILVLIISYMLKYFVLPIFLWGFFGIFVGLIQAFVFSLLAIAYMGSLLEE is encoded by the coding sequence ATGACTCAAGGACAGAAAAAGACATTATTAACTCTTTTTTTGATTTATGTGGGATTGGGATTAATTAATTTTATATTTTTCCCTTCAGCAAATTTAGAAGGTGTTGGGTTAAGATGGGTATATTCCTTTGGTGATACTCCAACTTTTTGGAACACTATTAATCCAATGACGGTTATTATGTCAGGTGTTATTATACTAATATTAATTATTTTTGCTGCTGGAGTAAAATTTGAATTAATACCTAATAAAAAACAGGCTTTGGTTGAATCCTTGCTTGGATATTTTTGGGAATTAGTTGAAGATGCTGTTCCAAATCCGAAGTATAGAAAACCGATTTATGTAATTGCGACAACATTATTTTTATACATATTAATAGCCAATCTTTTGTCAGGTATGCCTGGTATAAATGTTTCACCAGTTGGAGACGGATTAAAAGTAGCTTTGTTTACGGATACATGGTATACACCAACATCTGATTTAAATACAAATGCTACATTTGCTGTAATGGTACTTGTTATCAGTCATATTTTTGCAGCATCAGCAAAGGGAATAATTAATTGGTTAAAGATGTTTATTGAACCAACACCATTATTATTACCTTTAAACTTGATTGGTGAATTGGCAAAACCTGTTTCGCATTCGTTGAGGTTGTTTGGAAACATCTTTGGTGGAGGAATATTAGTTTTAATTATTAGTTATATGTTAAAATATTTTGTTTTACCTATATTTTTATGGGGCTTTTTTGGTATTTTTGTTGGATTAATACAGGCATTTGTTTTTTCTTTATTAGCAATAGCATATATGGGGTCTTTGCTTGAAGAATAA
- the fliD gene encoding flagellar filament capping protein FliD, protein MSENSYLGSFQFGGVASGLDTSAIIDQLMSVERKPLERLQNEFDTLQLKQKAWKEVDSKLSDFWDFLATFKLKSNLIPKSVQVSDVNVLSATASTSASNVSFKVKVNSLSSSTALTPNNTLGNIPDLTTQYYQLDGRTTPVAGTFTLKALDSSGNVLESTQISFSGTDTIGDIINQIDTNSTYFTASLDNGKLKIEEKAGMEGTVSKVLLGDSSDTSNFVDVFNLEGSDFVPGGATAGYIESTVHAGAINTSKLLSDISSDVASGIIRINGTEITVSSTDTLGDLIARINASNANVVAWYDENEDKLMIRNKEGGPQSITIEDGDSTGSNKTNLLDDLSWVDNSGNYMGTITAGTAANVGIDLDGDGTADLTKTTWGNTVEYNNVTLNLKSISSGWVDVQVTQDADATYDKISEFVDKYNEVIGYIYDKLNEEPVKAEKGQTLSEEDKMKGILKGDENLQDIFYNLRDIAYGVISWSSDVNAEYNSLYDIGVNSGDAGGSYENTMKGILQINEGKLKEAIQNNAEEVWKLFAYEDDNNKGIAIQFKDYVWDTTKFGGTIDQISGTTGTIGTEMRDIAKRMTTLVDQLQRKEAYYWQKFSAMEQSVSQMQSQGSWIASAFAK, encoded by the coding sequence ATGAGTGAAAATAGTTATCTTGGCTCTTTCCAATTTGGAGGAGTAGCAAGTGGTTTGGATACATCAGCCATTATAGATCAATTAATGTCTGTAGAAAGAAAACCATTAGAAAGACTTCAAAATGAATTCGACACATTACAGCTAAAGCAAAAAGCATGGAAAGAGGTTGACTCAAAACTTAGTGATTTTTGGGACTTCCTTGCAACATTTAAATTAAAAAGTAATTTAATACCTAAAAGTGTTCAGGTAAGTGATGTGAATGTTTTATCTGCTACAGCTTCTACTTCAGCAAGCAATGTTAGTTTTAAGGTTAAAGTTAATTCATTGTCATCCTCAACAGCCCTTACTCCAAATAATACATTAGGAAATATACCTGATTTAACAACACAATACTATCAATTAGATGGTAGAACTACGCCTGTGGCCGGGACATTTACTTTAAAGGCATTGGATTCATCGGGTAATGTATTAGAAAGTACGCAAATTAGTTTTTCTGGTACTGATACAATTGGTGACATAATAAATCAAATAGATACAAATTCAACATATTTTACAGCTTCACTTGATAATGGGAAGTTGAAAATAGAAGAAAAAGCTGGAATGGAAGGAACTGTATCAAAAGTTTTATTGGGAGATTCTTCTGATACAAGTAATTTTGTAGATGTGTTTAATTTAGAGGGTTCAGATTTTGTTCCAGGGGGTGCAACTGCTGGGTATATTGAAAGTACTGTGCACGCTGGTGCAATAAACACATCTAAATTATTATCCGATATAAGTTCAGATGTTGCTTCAGGGATAATAAGGATAAATGGAACAGAAATTACTGTTAGTTCAACAGATACATTGGGAGATTTAATTGCTCGAATAAATGCTTCCAATGCCAATGTAGTAGCATGGTATGATGAAAATGAAGATAAATTGATGATTAGAAATAAAGAGGGTGGCCCCCAATCAATTACTATAGAAGATGGAGATTCAACAGGTAGTAACAAAACTAATCTTTTAGATGATTTATCCTGGGTAGATAATTCAGGGAATTATATGGGGACTATTACGGCAGGTACTGCAGCAAATGTTGGAATTGATTTAGATGGAGATGGAACTGCAGATTTGACAAAAACTACATGGGGAAATACTGTAGAATATAATAATGTAACCTTAAATTTAAAATCAATATCCAGTGGATGGGTGGATGTTCAGGTAACTCAAGATGCAGATGCAACATATGATAAAATAAGTGAATTTGTAGATAAGTATAATGAGGTTATAGGTTATATATATGATAAATTAAATGAAGAACCAGTAAAGGCTGAAAAAGGTCAAACATTATCAGAAGAAGATAAAATGAAGGGTATTTTAAAAGGCGATGAAAATTTACAGGATATTTTTTATAATTTAAGAGATATAGCATATGGGGTTATTTCATGGTCCTCTGATGTGAATGCTGAATATAATTCTTTATATGATATTGGTGTTAATTCTGGTGATGCTGGGGGCTCTTATGAAAATACAATGAAAGGCATTTTACAAATAAATGAAGGCAAACTAAAAGAAGCTATTCAAAATAATGCTGAAGAAGTCTGGAAATTATTCGCTTATGAAGACGATAACAATAAAGGAATAGCAATACAATTTAAAGATTATGTTTGGGATACAACAAAATTTGGTGGAACAATAGATCAAATTTCCGGGACAACTGGTACTATAGGTACCGAAATGAGGGATATTGCGAAAAGAATGACAACTTTGGTTGATCAACTGCAGAGAAAAGAAGCATATTATTGGCAAAAATTTTCAGCAATGGAACAATCAGTGTCTCAGATGCAATCACAAGGTTCGTGGATAGCAAGTGCATTTGCAAAATAA
- the atpA gene encoding F0F1 ATP synthase subunit alpha — translation MRINPDELEKVIEERIKSYESGEIKEVGWIIQVGDGIARAYGLKDAMASELVEIHTDTGDVVNGMALNLEEDNVGIIILGDYRLIKEGNKVVRTGKIAEVPVGEELLGRVVNPLGEPLDGKGPINAKHTRPIEFKAPGVVLRKPVDTPLQTGLKAIDTMIPIGRGQRELIIGDRQTGKTAIAIDTIINQKGKGVHCIYVAIGQKASAVARTVAKLEEYGAMEYTTVVVASASDPASLLYLAPYAGAAMGEYFMFNGKDALAVYDDLSKHAAAYRELSLLLRRPPGREAYPGDVFYLHSRLLERAARLHENYGGGSLTALPIIETQANDVSAYIPTNVISITDGQIYLEPSLFYAGQRPAVNVGLSVSRVGGAAQIKAMKQVAGSLRLDLAQYRELEAFAQFATELDESTRKQLIRGEKLSELLKQGQYVPMEVEDQVAVVFAGVNGYLDDIPTQSISKFEKEFLQFLKSNRPSILESIKTKKKIDDDLDKELRKAIEDFKAAFQA, via the coding sequence TTGAGAATAAATCCTGATGAACTCGAAAAAGTTATTGAGGAACGTATAAAATCATATGAATCAGGTGAAATAAAGGAAGTTGGATGGATAATTCAGGTTGGTGATGGTATTGCCAGAGCATATGGTTTAAAAGATGCTATGGCAAGTGAATTAGTTGAAATCCATACCGATACTGGTGATGTTGTAAATGGTATGGCATTAAACCTTGAAGAAGATAATGTTGGTATAATAATTTTAGGTGATTATAGGCTTATAAAAGAAGGGAATAAAGTTGTTAGAACAGGTAAAATTGCAGAAGTTCCTGTTGGTGAAGAGCTATTAGGAAGAGTTGTTAATCCACTTGGAGAACCATTGGATGGTAAAGGGCCAATAAATGCAAAACACACAAGACCAATTGAATTTAAAGCCCCAGGTGTTGTTTTAAGAAAACCTGTCGATACACCATTACAAACAGGTTTAAAAGCTATTGATACAATGATTCCTATTGGAAGAGGACAAAGAGAATTAATTATTGGCGATAGGCAAACAGGTAAAACAGCTATAGCCATTGATACAATAATAAATCAAAAAGGTAAAGGTGTTCACTGTATTTATGTTGCTATTGGGCAAAAAGCTTCAGCGGTTGCAAGAACAGTAGCAAAATTAGAAGAATATGGTGCTATGGAATATACAACGGTTGTTGTGGCTAGTGCAAGTGATCCAGCATCATTATTATATTTAGCTCCTTATGCTGGTGCTGCAATGGGAGAATATTTTATGTTTAATGGTAAAGATGCATTAGCAGTTTATGATGATTTGTCAAAACATGCTGCAGCATATAGGGAATTATCTCTTCTTTTAAGAAGACCACCAGGACGTGAAGCTTATCCTGGAGATGTTTTCTATTTGCATTCAAGATTGTTGGAAAGGGCTGCTAGATTGCATGAAAATTATGGTGGTGGATCATTAACAGCTTTACCAATAATTGAAACTCAAGCAAACGACGTTTCTGCATATATTCCAACAAACGTTATTTCTATTACAGATGGACAGATTTATCTCGAACCATCATTGTTCTATGCAGGCCAAAGACCTGCTGTAAATGTTGGTTTATCCGTTTCAAGGGTTGGTGGAGCTGCTCAAATTAAGGCTATGAAACAGGTAGCTGGTAGTTTGAGGCTTGACTTGGCTCAATACAGAGAATTAGAAGCATTCGCTCAATTTGCAACTGAATTAGATGAATCTACAAGAAAGCAATTAATCAGAGGTGAAAAACTTTCTGAGTTATTAAAACAGGGTCAATATGTTCCAATGGAAGTTGAAGATCAAGTAGCAGTTGTTTTTGCAGGTGTAAATGGATATCTTGATGATATACCAACACAAAGCATTAGTAAATTTGAGAAAGAATTCTTACAATTCTTAAAATCAAATAGACCATCAATTTTAGAATCAATAAAGACAAAGAAGAAAATTGATGATGACTTAGATAAGGAGCTTAGAAAAGCTATTGAAGACTTTAAAGCAGCTTTTCAAGCTTAA